Proteins from a single region of Belliella baltica DSM 15883:
- a CDS encoding carbonic anhydrase, translated as MRTHTKKSQSEITPQEALDYLKEGNQRFINNLRANRNLLNQVNETSDGQFPFAIVLSCIDSRTSVELIFDQGLGDVFSARVAGNVVNEDILGSMEYAVKYAGSKLIVVLGHSKCGAITSACNHVRDGNITALLHKIKPAIDKERSTKENRSGSNETFVNNVTELNVHYAMEEIKERSDIIINYINEGKVKLVGGVYNVDSGEVTFFED; from the coding sequence ATGAGAACACATACAAAAAAATCCCAGTCTGAAATCACTCCACAAGAAGCATTAGACTACCTAAAAGAAGGGAATCAAAGGTTTATAAATAACCTTAGGGCAAATAGAAATTTATTGAACCAAGTCAATGAAACCTCTGACGGTCAGTTCCCATTTGCAATCGTATTAAGTTGTATTGATTCGAGGACTTCGGTAGAATTGATTTTTGATCAAGGATTAGGCGATGTATTTAGTGCTAGAGTTGCAGGAAACGTTGTAAATGAAGACATACTTGGCAGCATGGAATACGCCGTCAAATATGCAGGATCCAAACTGATTGTCGTTTTAGGACATTCAAAATGCGGGGCAATCACGAGTGCATGTAATCATGTTAGGGATGGGAATATCACAGCATTATTGCATAAGATTAAGCCCGCTATTGATAAAGAAAGATCCACAAAAGAGAATCGATCTGGATCAAACGAAACATTTGTAAATAATGTAACGGAACTGAATGTTCATTATGCTATGGAGGAAATCAAAGAAAGAAGCGACATAATTATAAACTATATAAATGAAGGAAAAGTCAAGCTCGTTGGTGGTGTTTACAATGTAGACAGCGGGGAAGTTACTTTTTTTGAAGACTAG
- a CDS encoding thiol-disulfide oxidoreductase DCC family protein, with protein sequence MRIQDDYNLVLFDGVCNLCNQAVDFIIRKDKRDKFKVGALQDSEVKEILKDYTIDENYLDSLVLIQGDQVFYKSSAALRIAKDLGGVWQIFYIGILLPEAFRDNIYDWIGRNRYKWFGKKETCRLPTSDEKKKFI encoded by the coding sequence ATGAGAATTCAAGACGACTACAATCTAGTCCTTTTTGATGGTGTCTGTAATCTATGCAATCAAGCTGTAGATTTCATTATTAGAAAAGATAAACGAGATAAGTTCAAAGTAGGAGCGCTTCAAGATTCTGAAGTCAAAGAGATTTTAAAAGATTATACAATTGATGAAAATTATCTAGATTCTCTAGTTCTTATACAAGGAGATCAGGTTTTTTACAAAAGTTCAGCAGCTCTAAGAATAGCAAAAGACCTAGGAGGTGTTTGGCAAATTTTCTATATTGGAATTCTATTACCAGAAGCGTTTAGAGATAACATCTATGACTGGATAGGAAGAAACAGATATAAATGGTTTGGAAAAAAAGAAACTTGTCGACTTCCTACAAGTGATGAAAAAAAGAAGTTTATCTAA
- a CDS encoding T9SS C-terminal target domain-containing protein, with protein sequence MKIRYLLLFTISILIASLSKVSATHIRAGEIIAERVSTQALTYRITVVGYTDTRSNVIFGPGTINFGDGREVTLNTESDIVLVEPLGNQIEKNTFVVTYTFQGPGEYTIRFKEFNRNDNTLNMDNSVDTPFYVETMIRIDPFLGVNNSPVLTIPPVDNGGVNIRYIHNPGAYDPDGDSLAYSLDVPKQDFQRAVNNYRDPDSSEFSFNREDGGTPPFLTLDPLTGDLIWDAPGIAGQYNVAFRIEEYRKIDGEFRLIGYVVRDMQIIIENTNNQRPELLLPDDLCVIAGTNIEEIIQGSDPDGDPIKIEVFGDPIEITSSPASYSPESVFQDSPGIVNFNWQTVCSHIREREYQVRVRITDQPSSGPALVDIRTWNIKVIAPPPVINSLEQQQGRSVEINWDPYSCGNSAETMQVWRRLNSDPYEPDSCETGIRAGYELVGTTDMSTFNFLDNNDLNGLSPGNTYCYRLVAAFPSPRLGESIVSEEICVTIDVDVPLITNVSIEETDSETGQIFIKWTPPYDIDSEQFPGPFTYELIRSVGFMGNQDRESILTTSDTLFTDTNLNTENLVYNYRVILKEGNTTIDSSSMASSVRLEPVIINEAIELNWEFNVPWNNSVSEFTHEVYRNRTDPAAQDADNFTLIAEVDVTTSGFTYFDDGSHNGVPLQREIEYCYYVVTKGSYNVDLLTYPLENKSQIICARPDDNRLPCPPILTFEGPECAEFLSDKSCGFNSFVHDLSWEGDFTGECDDELSSYRLYFSEDGEEGEFTLIETYSAINSNARITNLPTYKGCYYITAVDRSGNESEPSNIVCVDNCPYYELPNAFTPNGDGANDTFMAFDNPFSKCPRFVEGVEIFIVNRWGVEVFSYNSLTANENDIFIRWDGTDKNGNELPAGTYFYNAVVRFDAFAPELQEQKLKGTIQIIR encoded by the coding sequence ATGAAAATCAGATATTTACTTTTATTTACCATTTCTATTTTGATAGCTAGCTTGAGTAAAGTCTCTGCTACGCACATTAGAGCTGGTGAAATCATCGCCGAAAGAGTTTCAACTCAAGCATTAACCTACAGAATTACAGTTGTCGGATACACTGACACAAGATCAAATGTAATTTTTGGCCCAGGAACTATCAATTTTGGGGATGGTAGAGAAGTTACACTCAACACAGAAAGTGATATTGTTCTTGTAGAACCATTGGGTAATCAAATAGAGAAAAATACTTTTGTGGTAACGTATACTTTTCAAGGGCCAGGTGAATACACCATCAGATTCAAAGAATTCAACAGAAATGACAATACTTTAAATATGGACAATTCTGTGGACACTCCATTTTATGTGGAAACGATGATCCGAATTGACCCATTTTTAGGGGTAAACAACTCCCCTGTATTGACTATCCCACCTGTAGATAATGGTGGTGTGAATATCAGATACATCCATAATCCCGGGGCTTATGACCCAGATGGTGATAGCTTAGCTTACAGTTTGGATGTTCCAAAACAGGATTTTCAAAGAGCAGTAAATAACTACAGAGACCCTGATAGTTCAGAGTTTAGTTTCAATAGAGAAGATGGAGGAACACCACCTTTTTTGACGCTTGACCCTTTGACTGGAGACTTGATTTGGGACGCACCTGGAATCGCAGGTCAATACAATGTTGCCTTTAGAATAGAAGAATATAGAAAAATTGATGGCGAATTTAGATTGATAGGTTACGTGGTACGTGATATGCAGATTATCATTGAAAACACCAATAATCAAAGACCTGAACTCTTACTGCCAGATGATCTTTGCGTGATAGCAGGCACTAATATCGAAGAAATTATACAAGGGAGTGATCCTGATGGAGATCCTATAAAGATAGAAGTCTTTGGAGACCCTATAGAAATCACTTCTTCACCAGCTTCTTACAGTCCAGAGTCAGTATTTCAAGACAGTCCTGGAATTGTCAATTTTAACTGGCAAACAGTATGCAGCCATATTAGAGAGAGAGAATATCAAGTAAGGGTTCGAATTACGGATCAGCCTAGTTCAGGACCAGCTTTGGTTGACATCAGAACTTGGAATATTAAAGTAATTGCCCCTCCCCCAGTGATAAATAGCCTTGAGCAGCAGCAAGGTAGATCTGTAGAGATCAATTGGGATCCATATTCTTGTGGAAATTCCGCAGAGACCATGCAAGTTTGGAGAAGATTGAATAGTGATCCTTATGAGCCTGATTCATGTGAAACGGGAATCAGAGCTGGCTATGAATTAGTAGGAACTACTGACATGAGTACTTTCAATTTCTTGGATAATAATGATTTGAATGGACTTTCTCCTGGAAATACATATTGTTACAGATTAGTGGCAGCATTTCCTTCTCCAAGATTAGGTGAGAGCATTGTTTCGGAGGAAATTTGTGTAACAATCGACGTAGATGTTCCATTAATCACAAATGTGAGTATAGAAGAAACCGATTCAGAAACAGGTCAAATCTTTATTAAGTGGACTCCTCCATACGATATTGATTCCGAACAATTCCCAGGACCTTTTACCTATGAACTCATTCGAAGTGTTGGTTTTATGGGTAATCAAGATAGGGAATCCATATTAACTACTTCAGACACTTTATTTACAGATACAAATTTAAACACAGAAAATCTCGTCTATAACTATAGGGTAATTCTTAAAGAGGGCAATACGACAATTGATAGCTCAAGTATGGCTTCCTCAGTCAGGTTAGAGCCTGTAATAATAAATGAAGCCATAGAGTTAAATTGGGAATTTAATGTACCTTGGAACAATTCAGTATCAGAATTTACCCATGAAGTTTACAGAAATAGAACCGATCCTGCTGCTCAAGATGCAGATAACTTCACATTGATTGCAGAGGTAGATGTTACCACTTCAGGCTTCACATATTTTGATGATGGAAGCCATAATGGTGTTCCTTTACAAAGAGAAATTGAATACTGTTATTATGTAGTGACCAAAGGTTCTTATAATGTAGATTTACTCACTTACCCTCTAGAAAATAAGAGTCAGATTATTTGTGCAAGACCTGATGATAATAGGTTGCCTTGCCCACCAATCTTGACATTTGAAGGGCCTGAATGTGCTGAATTTTTATCAGATAAATCTTGCGGTTTCAATTCTTTTGTTCATGATTTGAGCTGGGAAGGAGACTTTACTGGTGAATGTGACGATGAACTGAGTAGCTATAGACTTTACTTCAGTGAAGATGGTGAAGAAGGTGAGTTTACTTTAATAGAAACTTACTCTGCTATAAACAGCAACGCGAGAATTACTAACCTACCAACTTACAAAGGGTGCTACTACATCACTGCAGTTGATAGATCTGGAAACGAAAGTGAGCCTAGCAATATCGTTTGTGTAGATAATTGTCCATATTATGAATTGCCAAATGCCTTTACACCAAATGGTGATGGGGCAAATGATACATTTATGGCATTTGACAATCCATTCTCAAAATGCCCTAGATTTGTAGAGGGAGTTGAGATTTTTATTGTCAACAGATGGGGCGTCGAGGTCTTTAGCTACAATAGCTTGACAGCAAATGAAAATGACATTTTCATTAGATGGGATGGAACTGACAAAAATGGAAACGAACTACCTGCTGGCACTTATTTCTACAATGCTGTAGTCAGGTTTGACGCCTTTGCTCCTGAGCTTCAGGAACAAAAGCTAAAAGGAACCATACAGATTATTCGATGA
- a CDS encoding succinate dehydrogenase cytochrome b subunit: MSWVSKTLSSTLGQKLLMALTGLFLILFLVVHLAGNLQLLIPDGGEAFNKYAATMASNPFIKVVSIGNFVFILLHVVYAILLSRHNKKSRPVQYAKVKGSTNSTWASRNMGILGTILLIFLLVHLRGFYYEVKFGSLPTAVYDGVEYKNVFAIVSASYSNILYVAFYVLSMGFLAFHLSHGFASAFQTLGLNHVKYSPLIRKVGLGFSILIPALFALIPLVMFFQN, encoded by the coding sequence ATGAGTTGGGTATCTAAGACCTTAAGTAGCACACTGGGCCAAAAATTATTAATGGCTCTCACTGGATTATTTCTAATTCTGTTCTTGGTAGTACACTTAGCAGGTAATCTTCAGTTATTAATTCCTGATGGAGGCGAAGCTTTTAATAAGTATGCGGCCACCATGGCAAGTAATCCTTTTATTAAGGTAGTTTCTATTGGGAACTTCGTCTTTATCCTGCTTCATGTAGTGTATGCGATTTTATTGTCTAGACACAACAAAAAATCAAGACCTGTACAATATGCGAAAGTGAAAGGATCTACAAATAGCACTTGGGCATCTAGGAACATGGGAATCTTAGGTACCATCCTTCTGATTTTCCTTTTAGTTCATTTGAGAGGGTTTTATTATGAAGTGAAATTTGGAAGTTTACCAACAGCTGTTTACGATGGGGTAGAATACAAAAATGTGTTTGCAATCGTGTCAGCGTCATACAGCAATATCCTATATGTTGCATTCTATGTGTTGAGTATGGGCTTTTTAGCATTCCATTTGTCTCACGGATTTGCGAGTGCCTTTCAGACTTTAGGATTAAATCACGTCAAATATTCTCCGCTGATTAGAAAAGTCGGTTTAGGATTTTCGATTTTGATACCCGCATTATTTGCGTTGATACCCTTGGTAATGTTTTTTCAAAACTAG
- a CDS encoding fumarate reductase/succinate dehydrogenase flavoprotein subunit: MILDSKIPEGPLAEKWTNHKFNIKLVNPANKRKYDVIVVGTGLAGASAAASLAELGYNVKAFCFQDSPRRAHSIAAQGGINAAKNYQNDGDSVYRLFYDTIKGGDYRAREGNVYRLAQVSVNIIDQCVAQGVPFAREYGGLLANRSFGGAQVSRTFYAKGQTGQQLLLGAYSALSRQVANGKVKLYPRTEMMDVVMVDGKARGIVTRNLVTGAIESHSAHAVLLCTGGYGNVFFLSTNAMGSNVTAAWRAHKKGAYFANPSFTQIHPTCIPVSGDHQSKLTLMSESLRNDGRVWVPATVETAEKLRKGQIKVNDIKEEDRDYYLERKYPSFGNLVPRDVASRNAKYVCDEGRGVNETGEAVFLDFRDAIKRDGEDIIKAKYGNLFDMYQQITGDNPYQVPMMIYPAVHYTMGGLWVDYNLMTTIPGLYALGEANFSDHGANRLGASALMQGLADGYFVIPYTIGDYLAQNSNERIPTDHPEFKKAEVEVSERLQKLLNIKGEKTVDFFHKKLGKIMWDYCGMARTEEGLTKAKAMIKELKKEFWSNVNVLGANEELNQSLEKANRVADFLELGELMVDDALSRNESCGGHFREEYQTPEGEALRDDENFAFVSAWKFLGEGQEEELNKEPLVFENVKLTQRSYK; encoded by the coding sequence ATGATACTTGATTCAAAAATACCTGAAGGGCCATTAGCAGAGAAATGGACCAACCATAAATTTAATATCAAGTTGGTGAATCCTGCCAACAAAAGAAAATACGATGTCATTGTAGTGGGTACTGGTCTAGCTGGTGCCTCGGCTGCTGCATCACTTGCTGAATTAGGATATAATGTGAAAGCATTTTGTTTTCAAGACAGCCCAAGACGTGCACACTCTATAGCAGCACAAGGAGGGATTAATGCAGCAAAAAATTATCAAAATGACGGTGATTCTGTCTACAGGTTGTTTTATGATACGATCAAAGGTGGAGATTATAGAGCAAGAGAGGGGAATGTTTACCGTCTTGCCCAAGTTTCGGTAAATATCATTGATCAATGCGTAGCTCAAGGTGTTCCATTCGCAAGGGAATATGGTGGTTTGTTAGCCAACAGATCTTTTGGAGGAGCTCAGGTGTCTAGGACTTTTTATGCAAAAGGTCAAACTGGTCAGCAACTTTTACTTGGTGCATATTCAGCATTGAGCAGACAGGTAGCCAATGGGAAAGTGAAGCTTTACCCTAGAACTGAGATGATGGATGTAGTGATGGTAGATGGCAAGGCAAGAGGAATTGTCACAAGAAATCTTGTCACTGGAGCGATCGAATCACATAGTGCACATGCTGTTTTACTTTGTACTGGAGGTTATGGAAACGTCTTCTTCCTTTCTACCAATGCCATGGGGTCAAACGTAACCGCGGCTTGGAGAGCGCATAAAAAAGGAGCATACTTTGCTAACCCTTCCTTCACGCAAATTCACCCAACATGTATACCTGTTTCTGGAGACCATCAGTCTAAGTTGACTTTGATGTCCGAATCCTTGAGAAATGATGGTAGAGTTTGGGTTCCTGCTACGGTAGAGACTGCAGAGAAATTAAGAAAAGGTCAAATCAAAGTAAATGACATTAAAGAGGAAGACAGAGATTACTATTTAGAAAGAAAGTATCCATCTTTTGGTAACTTAGTTCCTCGAGATGTAGCTTCAAGAAATGCCAAGTATGTATGTGATGAAGGTCGTGGCGTAAACGAAACTGGTGAAGCTGTGTTCTTGGATTTCAGAGATGCGATTAAAAGAGATGGTGAAGATATCATCAAAGCGAAATATGGTAACTTGTTTGACATGTATCAGCAAATCACTGGGGATAATCCATATCAAGTTCCAATGATGATTTACCCCGCAGTCCATTACACAATGGGAGGACTATGGGTAGATTATAATTTGATGACGACAATACCTGGGCTTTATGCTTTAGGAGAAGCAAACTTCTCAGATCATGGTGCAAATAGATTAGGTGCTTCTGCCTTGATGCAAGGTCTAGCGGATGGTTATTTCGTGATTCCTTACACAATCGGTGATTATTTAGCTCAAAATTCTAACGAAAGAATACCAACTGACCACCCCGAGTTTAAGAAAGCCGAGGTTGAGGTAAGTGAAAGGCTTCAAAAATTACTCAATATTAAAGGTGAGAAGACCGTTGATTTTTTCCACAAAAAGTTAGGTAAAATCATGTGGGATTATTGTGGAATGGCTAGAACTGAAGAAGGGTTGACCAAAGCAAAAGCGATGATCAAAGAATTGAAAAAAGAATTCTGGTCTAATGTCAATGTCTTAGGAGCAAATGAAGAATTGAACCAATCTTTGGAAAAGGCTAACCGAGTTGCTGACTTCTTAGAATTGGGAGAATTGATGGTAGATGATGCCTTGAGTAGAAATGAATCTTGTGGAGGTCATTTCAGAGAGGAATATCAGACACCAGAAGGTGAAGCATTGAGAGATGACGAAAACTTTGCTTTTGTTTCTGCATGGAAATTCTTGGGCGAAGGACAAGAAGAAGAGTTGAACAAAGAACCTCTAGTTTTCGAAAATGTGAAATTGACCCAAAGAAGTTACAAGTAA
- a CDS encoding succinate dehydrogenase/fumarate reductase iron-sulfur subunit has product MNLTLKVWRQKNNADQGGFKEYKISDISEDMSFLEMLDVLNEGLSSKGEDPVHFDHDCREGICGMCSLYIDGKPHGPQQTTTCQLHMRSFSDGDVITIEPWRAKAFPVLKDLVVDRSSFDRIIQAGGYVSVNTGGVPDANEIPIPKSIADLAMDAAQCIGCGACVAACKNASAMLFTSAKISQLALLPQGQVERKVRAEKMVAQMDAEGFGACTNTGACEAECPKGISITNIARMNREYFSAVVSSDSI; this is encoded by the coding sequence ATGAATTTAACCTTAAAAGTCTGGAGACAGAAAAATAACGCCGATCAAGGTGGATTTAAAGAATATAAAATATCTGACATTTCTGAAGACATGTCTTTCCTAGAAATGCTCGATGTATTGAACGAAGGTCTTTCATCCAAAGGTGAAGATCCTGTTCATTTCGATCATGACTGTAGAGAAGGGATTTGTGGAATGTGTTCCTTATATATTGATGGTAAGCCACATGGGCCCCAGCAGACTACAACATGTCAACTGCACATGAGATCTTTCAGTGATGGAGATGTGATCACAATTGAACCTTGGAGAGCAAAAGCCTTCCCAGTTTTGAAGGATTTGGTGGTAGATAGATCCTCTTTTGATAGAATTATTCAAGCTGGAGGATATGTTTCAGTAAACACTGGAGGAGTACCTGATGCAAACGAAATCCCAATCCCAAAATCAATAGCAGATTTAGCAATGGACGCAGCGCAGTGTATCGGCTGTGGTGCTTGTGTAGCTGCTTGCAAGAATGCATCTGCAATGCTTTTTACTTCTGCTAAAATTTCTCAATTGGCTTTGTTGCCTCAAGGGCAAGTAGAAAGAAAAGTGAGAGCCGAGAAAATGGTTGCTCAAATGGATGCTGAAGGATTCGGAGCATGTACCAATACAGGTGCTTGCGAAGCAGAATGTCCTAAAGGAATCAGCATCACAAATATCGCGAGAATGAATAGAGAATACTTCTCAGCAGTAGTGAGCAGTGATTCAATCTAA
- a CDS encoding sodium:solute symporter family protein encodes MHYIDLGIFVGYMLIMLGVGYYFMHKNKNQDDYYVGGRDIGSWHIGLSVVATDVGGGFSVGLGGLGFVMGLSGSWMLFTGLLGAWLAAVFLIPRVKQDSAFANFYTFPQIFKYLFDRNVGIVAAVICLIGYLGFTSSQLLAGAKLASGTFEELGINQALWIMGAIAVIYTVLGGLKAVIYTDTVQWIILMLGFIFIGLPVAYIHVGGWEVIRGTLPEEFFSLTNLRWQDFANWGITILPIWFIGMTLYQRIFASRDTASAKKAWFIAGLFEWPIMAFMGVSLGLLSRVAFEQDLLIFDLETLDPEMGLPILLRTILPSGLLGLMMAAYFSAVLSTADSCLMAASGNLSTDIFGKWLNKKSEKTQIRYSQLFTLLLGAIALIVALQMTNVLELMLYSYAFMVSGLLIPVLFGLFTKMHDPTAAMSAMLIGGSTTGSLSLLDLALPLDLDPNFFGVFASLATFLLVVNLRKRKFQN; translated from the coding sequence ATGCATTACATTGACCTAGGCATATTTGTCGGGTACATGTTGATTATGCTAGGAGTAGGATACTATTTCATGCATAAAAATAAAAATCAAGATGATTATTACGTAGGAGGAAGAGATATTGGTAGTTGGCATATTGGACTTTCTGTTGTTGCGACTGATGTAGGTGGAGGTTTTTCTGTGGGACTTGGAGGTCTAGGCTTTGTAATGGGTCTCTCAGGAAGCTGGATGCTTTTCACAGGTTTGCTAGGAGCATGGCTTGCTGCAGTTTTTTTGATACCTAGAGTCAAACAAGATAGTGCTTTCGCAAATTTTTATACCTTTCCACAAATTTTCAAATATCTTTTTGATAGAAATGTGGGAATTGTAGCCGCTGTCATTTGTTTGATCGGCTATTTAGGCTTTACATCTTCACAACTACTTGCAGGAGCAAAATTGGCATCAGGTACTTTTGAGGAACTTGGTATCAACCAAGCTCTTTGGATTATGGGGGCAATTGCAGTTATCTACACTGTTCTTGGAGGGCTAAAGGCTGTAATTTACACTGATACTGTACAATGGATAATCTTGATGTTGGGGTTTATATTTATCGGTTTACCCGTGGCATATATTCATGTAGGAGGATGGGAGGTTATAAGAGGGACATTACCGGAAGAGTTTTTCTCTTTGACCAATTTAAGATGGCAAGATTTTGCAAACTGGGGAATTACCATTTTGCCGATATGGTTTATTGGGATGACCTTGTATCAAAGAATTTTTGCGAGTAGAGATACGGCCTCTGCCAAAAAAGCTTGGTTTATCGCTGGCTTATTCGAGTGGCCAATTATGGCCTTTATGGGAGTTTCTTTAGGTCTCTTATCACGAGTTGCTTTTGAACAGGATTTATTGATCTTCGATTTAGAAACTCTTGATCCAGAAATGGGACTGCCAATTTTGCTAAGAACCATTTTGCCTTCAGGTCTTCTAGGCTTAATGATGGCAGCTTATTTTTCAGCGGTTTTGTCCACAGCAGATTCTTGTCTAATGGCTGCATCGGGAAATTTGAGTACTGATATTTTTGGAAAATGGCTCAATAAAAAATCTGAAAAAACTCAAATAAGATATTCTCAGCTTTTCACCCTCTTGCTTGGTGCCATTGCCTTGATTGTCGCATTGCAAATGACAAATGTATTAGAACTAATGTTGTACTCTTATGCATTTATGGTTTCAGGGTTATTGATCCCAGTTTTGTTTGGACTTTTTACAAAAATGCATGATCCAACTGCCGCAATGTCCGCAATGCTTATAGGTGGTTCTACTACAGGAAGTTTAAGTTTACTGGATTTAGCCCTTCCTTTAGATCTGGATCCAAATTTTTTCGGTGTTTTTGCCTCTTTAGCAACGTTTTTGCTTGTTGTTAACCTTAGAAAAAGAAAATTTCAAAATTAA
- a CDS encoding GNAT family N-acetyltransferase, protein MLKIETLSAIDHATYLQKKEIADFLFTHLEQYGDPHADIMKCLDYALDQAVDKGGFTVMARDNDKIVGAVVMNRTGMSGYIPENILVYIAVDASQRGKGVGKKLMQTAIKMANGNIALHVEPDNPAKKLYESLGFTNKYLEMRLTK, encoded by the coding sequence ATGCTCAAAATAGAAACACTTTCCGCAATTGATCACGCGACATATTTGCAAAAAAAAGAAATTGCAGATTTCTTATTTACTCATCTCGAACAGTACGGTGATCCTCATGCAGACATCATGAAGTGCCTAGATTATGCCTTAGACCAAGCGGTGGACAAAGGAGGATTTACAGTAATGGCTCGAGATAATGATAAAATCGTAGGGGCTGTTGTGATGAATAGAACAGGTATGTCAGGTTATATTCCAGAAAATATCCTTGTTTATATTGCTGTGGATGCTTCACAAAGAGGTAAAGGTGTTGGAAAAAAATTAATGCAAACAGCAATCAAAATGGCAAATGGAAATATTGCTCTCCATGTTGAGCCTGATAATCCTGCAAAGAAGTTGTATGAAAGTCTCGGATTTACGAATAAATATCTCGAAATGAGATTAACCAAATAA